Proteins encoded within one genomic window of Brachybacterium muris:
- a CDS encoding GNAT family N-acetyltransferase translates to MGTHVHPGAGRSGVGRRLFERTRLAAQAAGIRHIDASIGSDNAPALAYYSAMGFVPDHERGNAIAYRLDI, encoded by the coding sequence ATCGGGACGCACGTCCATCCGGGCGCCGGCCGCAGTGGTGTGGGTCGTCGACTCTTCGAGAGGACGCGCCTCGCGGCCCAGGCGGCAGGCATCAGGCACATCGATGCGAGCATCGGTTCGGACAATGCCCCCGCACTGGCCTACTACTCGGCCATGGGATTCGTGCCCGACCACGAGCGTGGCAACGCGATCGCCTACCGCTTGGATATCTGA
- a CDS encoding type II toxin-antitoxin system PemK/MazF family toxin, producing MLRGEIRLVDLDPVRGSEANKRRPAVLVSNDKANFMAQRLGRGVVTVVPVTSTTERVFPFQVLLPADETGLRLDSKAQAEQVRSVAVERIGSSIGRVPPRLMAAVDESLRLHLQL from the coding sequence ATGCTGCGCGGTGAGATTCGTCTGGTTGATCTGGACCCAGTGCGCGGTAGCGAGGCCAACAAGCGCCGCCCTGCCGTACTGGTCAGCAACGACAAGGCAAACTTCATGGCTCAGCGGCTGGGCCGCGGGGTGGTGACCGTCGTGCCGGTCACCAGCACCACGGAGAGGGTCTTCCCCTTTCAGGTACTGCTGCCAGCAGACGAGACGGGGCTTCGGCTGGACTCCAAAGCCCAGGCTGAACAGGTTCGTTCGGTCGCCGTGGAACGAATCGGCTCTTCCATAGGGCGGGTTCCGCCTCGGTTGATGGCTGCGGTCGACGAGTCGCTGCGCCTCCATCTGCAGCTGTGA
- the clpS gene encoding ATP-dependent Clp protease adapter ClpS, giving the protein MPVQAPRATSAPGGLTDTSLSPQDLAETTGPWCTVVWNDPVNLMSYVVFVFRRYFGYSRPIAEQLMMQVHQEGRAIVSRGSRERVETDVQAMHSFGLHATLEKAGED; this is encoded by the coding sequence ATGCCGGTCCAGGCACCGCGGGCCACGTCCGCACCCGGCGGCCTCACCGACACCTCCCTGTCGCCGCAGGACCTCGCCGAGACCACCGGCCCCTGGTGCACCGTGGTGTGGAACGACCCGGTGAACTTGATGAGCTACGTCGTGTTCGTGTTCCGCCGCTACTTCGGCTACTCCCGCCCCATCGCCGAACAGCTGATGATGCAGGTCCACCAGGAGGGTCGCGCGATCGTCTCCCGCGGCTCCCGGGAGCGCGTGGAGACAGATGTGCAGGCCATGCACTCCTTCGGGCTGCACGCCACCCTCGAGAAGGCGGGGGAGGACTGA
- a CDS encoding CopG family ribbon-helix-helix protein, with amino-acid sequence MKVSVSLSEDDLAALDRYVEQFGLDSRSAAVQQAIRRLQDPQLEADYAAAWEEWDRGGDEDTWAAVSSDGLTYAAR; translated from the coding sequence ATGAAGGTGAGCGTCAGTCTGAGCGAGGACGACCTCGCAGCCCTGGACCGGTACGTCGAGCAGTTCGGTCTGGATTCGAGGTCAGCTGCCGTACAGCAAGCCATCCGCCGATTGCAGGACCCGCAGCTGGAGGCGGACTATGCCGCAGCCTGGGAGGAGTGGGACCGCGGAGGGGATGAAGACACGTGGGCCGCTGTGTCGTCGGACGGGCTCACATATGCTGCGCGGTGA
- a CDS encoding VanZ family protein yields the protein MVPTAAATGPRRHDRRSPRARFGGSHDYEYSLLLNIGFYVPSIPSGIPGAGVPGLDKVVHVVLFALTVWAAGRVLAPVKRFPMGWVVIVALVHAGLIELIQQIALPDRAGSAADLVADVVGIALGLGLWIGERQRRHRLLETVDMAEQEPVSPRA from the coding sequence GTGGTCCCCACCGCGGCGGCTACTGGCCCCCGTCGGCACGATCGGCGGTCCCCAAGAGCAAGATTCGGTGGCTCCCACGACTACGAATACTCACTGCTGCTCAACATCGGCTTCTACGTGCCCTCGATCCCCTCCGGGATCCCCGGCGCAGGTGTGCCGGGCCTGGACAAGGTGGTCCACGTGGTGCTGTTCGCCCTCACGGTGTGGGCGGCCGGCCGCGTGCTCGCTCCGGTGAAGCGGTTCCCCATGGGCTGGGTGGTGATCGTCGCGCTGGTGCACGCCGGGCTGATCGAACTGATCCAGCAGATCGCCCTGCCCGACCGCGCGGGCTCGGCCGCGGACCTGGTGGCCGACGTGGTCGGGATCGCCCTGGGCCTCGGCCTGTGGATCGGCGAGCGCCAGCGCCGCCACCGCCTGCTGGAGACGGTGGATATGGCCGAGCAGGAGCCGGTCAGCCCTCGAGCGTGA
- a CDS encoding DUF2017 domain-containing protein: protein MAHAFRRRGDGSLVCRLDAEEKAIIAQVAQETADLIRADLGIGAGSGAIQRAAESEDPLQRLEAEFASRDAREPTDSAVKKLFPDASEDPALAAEYRRLGQQDLADGKIADLRRVMTVMDSSGPGRSEVALDEADAVVFLRALNDVRIVLADRLGLQRDGDFDTVRMLQQISERVPDAAPSDQEHVGGDVVIAVYELLSWLQESLLRAMD, encoded by the coding sequence ATGGCCCACGCATTCCGCCGCCGCGGTGACGGCTCCCTGGTGTGCCGCCTGGACGCCGAGGAGAAGGCAATCATCGCGCAGGTGGCCCAGGAGACCGCTGATCTGATCCGGGCCGACCTCGGCATCGGCGCCGGTTCCGGCGCCATCCAGCGTGCCGCCGAGAGCGAGGACCCGCTGCAGCGCCTGGAGGCCGAGTTCGCCTCCCGCGATGCCCGCGAGCCCACCGACAGCGCCGTGAAGAAGCTGTTCCCCGACGCCTCCGAGGACCCGGCCCTGGCCGCAGAGTACCGGCGCCTGGGCCAGCAGGACCTCGCAGACGGCAAGATCGCGGACCTGCGCCGCGTGATGACGGTGATGGACTCCTCCGGGCCCGGCCGCAGCGAGGTCGCCCTGGACGAGGCCGATGCGGTGGTGTTCCTGCGCGCACTGAACGATGTGCGGATCGTGCTGGCGGACAGGTTGGGCCTGCAGCGCGACGGCGACTTCGATACCGTGCGGATGCTGCAGCAGATCAGCGAGCGGGTCCCCGACGCCGCACCCTCGGACCAGGAGCACGTGGGCGGTGACGTGGTGATCGCGGTGTACGAACTGCTGAGCTGGCTGCAGGAGAGCCTGCTGCGCGCGATGGACTGA
- a CDS encoding DEAD/DEAH box helicase family protein, which produces MTAPNHLSASDPRRPSEAAARSLPPAYPERAAWGTAPKLRAWQQAALDQYRDAQPKDFLAVATPGAGKTTFALQVAARLLAAGTVRRVTVVAPTEHLKSQWADSAARVGISLDPNFTNAQGRHGAQFQGVAITYAQVGMNPGLHRARTEADRTLVILDEIHHAGDALTWGDGVREAFDPATRRLALTGTPFRSDSSQIPFVTYEEDGEGFLRSKADYTYGYREALHDHVVRPVLFMTYSGRMHWRTKTGDEVSAQLGALETKDITQQAWRTALDPKGEWIQAVLSAADRRLTEVRRHVPDAGGLVIATDQKSARAYAATLAELTGQQPTVVLSDDDGAGKRIEAFSDSDDRWMVAVRMVSEGVDVPRLAVGVYATSTATPMFFAQAVGRFVRSRTRGETASVFIPSVPILMAHAAAMEAERDHVLDRRPDTGDELTGLDESLIEEANRTERASDQLEMSFEALESEASFDRVLFDGGEYGAGGVVGSEDEQEFLGIPGLLDTEQMRTVLQQHQAQQQSRRQNGASRAPQPGVVDHRRLMELRKELSSLVSAWSRKSGTPHGSVHTTLRNRCGGPAVPQASAEQLQERIDTVRGWFVGRR; this is translated from the coding sequence GTGACTGCACCGAACCATCTCTCCGCCAGTGACCCGCGCCGCCCCTCCGAGGCGGCAGCCCGGTCGCTCCCGCCCGCCTACCCCGAACGTGCCGCCTGGGGCACTGCCCCCAAGCTCAGAGCCTGGCAGCAGGCCGCGCTGGACCAGTACCGCGATGCCCAGCCCAAGGACTTCCTGGCCGTGGCGACCCCCGGCGCCGGTAAGACCACCTTCGCCCTGCAGGTCGCTGCGCGGCTGCTGGCCGCCGGCACCGTGCGCCGGGTGACCGTGGTGGCCCCCACCGAGCACCTGAAGTCCCAGTGGGCCGATTCCGCGGCCCGCGTGGGCATCTCGCTGGACCCGAACTTCACCAACGCCCAGGGCCGTCACGGCGCCCAGTTCCAGGGCGTGGCCATCACCTACGCACAGGTGGGGATGAACCCGGGCCTGCACCGTGCCCGCACCGAGGCCGATCGCACGCTGGTGATCCTGGATGAGATCCACCACGCCGGTGACGCGCTCACCTGGGGCGACGGCGTGCGTGAGGCCTTCGACCCGGCCACCCGGCGCCTGGCCCTGACCGGTACCCCGTTCCGCTCGGACTCCTCCCAGATCCCCTTCGTCACCTACGAGGAGGACGGCGAGGGCTTCCTGCGCTCCAAGGCCGACTACACCTACGGCTACCGCGAAGCGCTGCACGACCACGTGGTGCGGCCGGTGCTATTCATGACGTACTCCGGGCGCATGCACTGGCGCACCAAGACCGGCGACGAGGTCTCCGCCCAGCTCGGGGCACTGGAGACCAAGGACATCACCCAGCAGGCCTGGCGCACCGCCCTGGATCCCAAGGGCGAGTGGATCCAGGCCGTGCTCTCGGCCGCGGACAGGCGCCTGACCGAGGTGCGCCGCCACGTGCCGGACGCCGGGGGACTGGTGATCGCCACCGACCAGAAGTCCGCCCGCGCCTACGCGGCCACCCTCGCCGAGCTCACCGGCCAGCAGCCCACCGTGGTGCTCTCCGACGACGACGGCGCCGGAAAGCGCATCGAGGCGTTCTCCGACTCCGATGACCGCTGGATGGTGGCGGTGCGCATGGTCTCCGAGGGCGTGGACGTGCCGCGCCTGGCAGTCGGCGTGTACGCCACTTCCACTGCGACCCCGATGTTCTTCGCGCAGGCCGTGGGGCGTTTCGTGCGCTCCCGTACCCGCGGGGAGACGGCCAGCGTGTTCATCCCCTCGGTGCCGATCCTGATGGCCCACGCCGCCGCCATGGAGGCCGAACGGGACCACGTGCTGGACCGCCGGCCCGACACGGGTGATGAGCTGACGGGTCTGGACGAGTCCCTGATCGAGGAGGCCAACCGCACAGAGCGCGCCTCGGACCAGCTGGAGATGAGCTTCGAGGCCCTCGAGTCGGAGGCATCCTTCGACCGGGTGCTGTTCGACGGCGGTGAGTACGGCGCCGGCGGCGTCGTGGGCAGTGAGGACGAGCAGGAGTTCCTGGGGATCCCGGGCCTGCTGGACACCGAGCAGATGCGCACCGTGCTGCAGCAGCACCAGGCCCAGCAGCAGAGCCGCCGCCAGAACGGCGCCTCCCGTGCCCCGCAGCCCGGGGTGGTGGACCATCGTCGCCTGATGGAGCTGCGCAAGGAGCTCAGCTCCCTGGTCTCGGCGTGGTCACGGAAGTCCGGCACCCCGCACGGCTCGGTGCACACCACCTTGCGCAACCGCTGCGGCGGGCCCGCGGTGCCGCAGGCCAGTGCCGAGCAGCTGCAGGAGCGGATCGACACTGTGCGTGGCTGGTTCGTCGGCCGGCGCTGA
- a CDS encoding nicotinate phosphoribosyltransferase, with product MTSSLLTDLYELTMLRAAREAGVADRRCVFEVFARSLPEGRRYGALAGTGRVLEAIADFRFDDSDLRYLRSTGVLDEDTLDHLAQYRFTGDVHGYAEGELYFPNSPVLRVEGTFGNAVLLETVILSIINHDSGVASVGSRMVTAARGRPCIEMGGRRVHEDAAIHAARGAYVVGFDSTSNLAAGAHYRIPVAGTAAHAFTLLFDTEEEAFRAQLASQGTDTALLVDTYDVEQAVRTAVELAGPELGAVRLDSGDLEEQAGSLRKLLDSLGATGTRITATGDLDEYRVEELADAPVDGYGIGTKLVTGGGHPAPGFVYKLVEREGSDGQMHPVGKKSRSKATLGAGKHAYRMLVGGRAHAELVLPGEAEVAEFERELHAELNTAGASADWGRTELRPLQVPLILGGEPVESLSQPELVQQARRRHQESLTELGLSPDDGPDGPVAIPTVTDGTEAARVLR from the coding sequence GTGACCTCTTCGCTGCTCACCGACCTCTACGAGTTGACCATGCTGCGCGCCGCCCGGGAGGCCGGCGTCGCGGACAGGCGCTGCGTGTTCGAGGTGTTCGCCCGCTCCCTGCCCGAGGGCCGCCGCTACGGGGCCCTGGCCGGCACCGGTCGGGTGCTGGAGGCCATCGCCGACTTCCGCTTCGACGACTCTGACCTCCGATACCTGCGCAGCACCGGCGTGCTGGACGAGGACACCCTGGATCATCTGGCCCAGTACCGCTTCACCGGGGACGTGCACGGCTACGCCGAGGGTGAGCTGTACTTCCCGAACTCCCCCGTGCTTCGCGTGGAGGGCACCTTCGGCAACGCGGTGCTGCTGGAGACGGTGATCCTCTCGATCATCAACCACGACAGCGGCGTGGCCTCGGTGGGATCCCGCATGGTCACCGCGGCCCGCGGCCGTCCCTGCATCGAGATGGGCGGTCGCCGCGTGCACGAGGACGCCGCGATCCATGCCGCCCGCGGGGCGTACGTGGTGGGCTTCGACTCCACCTCCAATCTCGCTGCCGGCGCCCACTACCGCATCCCGGTAGCAGGTACCGCGGCCCACGCATTCACTCTCCTGTTCGACACGGAGGAGGAGGCGTTCCGCGCCCAACTGGCCTCCCAGGGCACCGATACCGCGCTGCTGGTGGACACCTATGACGTGGAGCAGGCGGTGCGCACCGCTGTGGAACTGGCAGGCCCCGAACTGGGCGCGGTGCGCCTGGACTCCGGGGACCTCGAGGAGCAGGCAGGCTCGCTGAGGAAGCTGCTGGACTCCCTGGGGGCCACCGGCACCCGGATCACCGCCACCGGAGACCTGGACGAGTACCGGGTGGAGGAACTGGCCGACGCCCCTGTGGACGGCTACGGGATCGGCACCAAGCTGGTCACCGGCGGTGGCCACCCCGCCCCCGGTTTCGTGTACAAGCTGGTAGAGCGCGAGGGCTCCGACGGGCAGATGCACCCGGTGGGCAAGAAGTCCCGGTCCAAGGCCACCCTGGGGGCCGGCAAGCACGCCTACCGGATGCTGGTGGGCGGCAGGGCCCACGCCGAACTGGTGCTGCCCGGCGAGGCGGAGGTCGCAGAGTTCGAGCGGGAGCTGCACGCAGAGCTGAACACCGCGGGTGCATCGGCCGACTGGGGCCGCACCGAACTGCGCCCCCTGCAGGTGCCGCTGATCCTGGGCGGGGAGCCGGTCGAGTCGCTGTCCCAGCCGGAGTTGGTGCAGCAGGCACGCCGACGCCACCAGGAGTCCCTGACCGAGCTGGGTCTCTCCCCCGACGACGGACCTGACGGCCCGGTCGCGATCCCCACCGTCACCGACGGCACCGAGGCCGCCCGCGTGCTGCGCTGA
- a CDS encoding NAD-dependent malic enzyme, with protein sequence MSPMPSVSYSITIRLEFAARSAAVSDITGSIERQGGSVTALDVSASGPERMRADITVLTGGHDHAIQIVEELKKLDGVELGKVSDRTFLAHLGGKLTVESKVPIRHRDDLSMVYTPGVARVVKAIAENPEDARRLTIKRNTIAVVSDGSAILGLGDLGPLAAMPVMEGKAALFKRFAGIDAFPICLDAHSVDDIVSHVKAIAPVFAGINLEDISAPRCFEIEDRLRAELDIPVFHDDQHGTAIVVIAALRNALRVVDKDIETARIVLSGAGAAGTAILSLLRAAGARDVVVTDVDGIVHEGREQLSGRLPWIAEVTNPRGLTGSLRDAVAGADVFIGVSAGNILTAEDVATMAERSVVFAMANPTPEIDPSEAAKHAEVVATGRSDFSNQINNVLAFPGVFRGLLDAHATRVTDRMLLAAAKALADVVTPEELNPTYIVPSVFHEGVTKAVASAVEKVAREDAGTVDTITGAIQAVYADEITLEG encoded by the coding sequence ATGTCACCGATGCCGTCTGTCAGCTACTCCATCACCATCCGCCTCGAGTTCGCCGCCCGCTCCGCCGCGGTCAGCGACATCACCGGCAGCATCGAGAGGCAGGGAGGCTCGGTCACCGCGCTGGACGTCTCCGCCTCCGGCCCGGAGCGGATGCGGGCCGACATCACCGTGCTCACCGGCGGGCACGACCATGCGATCCAAATTGTCGAGGAGCTGAAGAAGCTCGACGGGGTGGAGCTCGGCAAGGTCTCGGACCGCACGTTCCTGGCCCACCTGGGCGGCAAGCTCACCGTCGAGTCGAAGGTGCCGATCCGGCACCGTGACGACCTCTCCATGGTCTACACCCCCGGCGTTGCCCGCGTGGTGAAAGCCATCGCCGAGAACCCCGAGGACGCCCGCCGCCTCACCATCAAGCGCAACACCATCGCGGTGGTCTCCGACGGCTCCGCGATCCTGGGCCTGGGTGACCTGGGTCCGCTGGCCGCGATGCCGGTGATGGAGGGCAAGGCGGCCCTGTTCAAGCGGTTCGCCGGCATCGACGCGTTCCCCATCTGCCTGGACGCCCACTCGGTGGACGACATCGTCTCCCACGTCAAGGCGATCGCCCCGGTGTTCGCCGGCATCAACCTCGAGGACATCTCCGCCCCGCGCTGCTTCGAGATCGAGGACCGCCTGCGCGCCGAGCTGGACATCCCCGTCTTCCACGACGACCAGCACGGCACCGCCATCGTGGTCATCGCCGCCCTGCGCAATGCCCTGCGCGTGGTCGACAAGGACATCGAGACCGCCCGCATCGTGCTCTCCGGCGCGGGAGCGGCCGGCACCGCGATCCTCAGCCTGCTGCGGGCTGCCGGGGCCCGCGACGTGGTGGTCACCGACGTGGACGGCATCGTCCACGAGGGCCGCGAGCAGCTCTCCGGTCGCCTGCCGTGGATCGCCGAGGTCACCAATCCGCGCGGCCTCACCGGCTCCCTGCGTGACGCGGTGGCCGGGGCCGACGTGTTCATCGGGGTCAGCGCCGGCAACATCCTCACCGCCGAGGACGTGGCCACCATGGCCGAGCGCTCGGTCGTGTTCGCGATGGCCAACCCCACCCCGGAGATCGACCCCTCGGAGGCCGCCAAGCACGCCGAGGTGGTGGCCACCGGCCGCAGCGACTTCTCCAACCAGATCAACAACGTGCTGGCGTTCCCCGGCGTGTTCCGCGGCCTGCTGGACGCGCACGCCACCCGGGTCACCGACCGCATGCTGCTGGCCGCTGCGAAGGCCCTGGCCGACGTGGTCACCCCGGAGGAGCTGAACCCCACCTACATCGTGCCCAGCGTGTTCCACGAAGGCGTCACCAAGGCCGTCGCGAGCGCAGTGGAGAAGGTGGCCCGGGAGGACGCCGGCACCGTCGACACCATCACCGGCGCGATCCAGGCCGTCTACGCCGACGAGATCACGCTCGAGGGCTGA
- a CDS encoding DUF6973 domain-containing protein: MTEFWGMDTAQVLEHVEKHRSAVGSFLGLVKRLDQANPAEDTWFGPDAAAFSTALHSTALVRLARCADDLEEFGEALRTQAHEQQRASAAGRDLTVSDSILAVAKLVEDLLPAGLSFGARMPTAPPGPLSLQNTLSEAYTDDGLDVPEPSRWDPFDPGEVPEGMTETDARDRIKALRVAEGDYALSQDDADAILKHYQVEEDEMVMWELSGPNRWISDLLGMTPEPVPMTRTEAQMLDALGPLEAKAFHDDKLRAEQEADARYVVDGHNGLHDQEDAFRHAYLNALHAQSLGDEWTTDFWTAHERKPNNLSAEEAMDLHNNEVGRRIAAQNPHASKDELADLVEQAVADGQMVVIDPSGRLVPSNSVGLGETGAPERETLPGHGQEKASN, translated from the coding sequence ATGACCGAGTTCTGGGGAATGGACACCGCGCAGGTACTCGAGCACGTCGAGAAGCACCGTTCCGCAGTCGGTTCGTTCCTCGGGCTGGTGAAACGGCTCGATCAAGCGAATCCGGCGGAGGACACCTGGTTCGGGCCCGACGCTGCGGCCTTCAGCACAGCGCTGCACAGCACAGCGCTGGTTCGTCTTGCAAGATGCGCCGACGATCTCGAGGAGTTCGGCGAAGCACTCCGTACCCAGGCTCACGAACAACAGCGTGCCAGCGCAGCAGGGCGTGACCTCACCGTGTCCGACTCGATCCTCGCGGTGGCAAAGCTGGTCGAGGACCTACTTCCGGCAGGTCTCTCTTTCGGCGCCCGCATGCCGACTGCACCGCCTGGTCCGCTGTCGCTGCAGAACACCCTCAGTGAGGCATACACCGACGACGGCCTCGACGTGCCCGAGCCATCTCGGTGGGACCCGTTCGACCCGGGCGAGGTTCCTGAAGGGATGACCGAGACCGACGCAAGGGATCGCATCAAGGCTCTCCGGGTGGCGGAAGGTGACTACGCGCTCTCCCAGGATGATGCCGATGCCATCCTGAAGCACTACCAAGTCGAAGAAGACGAGATGGTCATGTGGGAACTCTCGGGGCCGAATCGTTGGATCTCCGACTTGCTAGGAATGACTCCGGAGCCCGTACCGATGACCAGGACAGAGGCTCAGATGCTCGACGCGCTGGGACCTCTGGAAGCAAAGGCCTTCCACGATGACAAGCTCCGTGCCGAGCAGGAGGCCGATGCTCGATACGTAGTCGATGGGCACAACGGCCTGCATGACCAGGAGGACGCCTTCCGGCACGCGTACCTCAATGCACTGCATGCCCAGAGTCTCGGTGATGAATGGACAACAGACTTCTGGACTGCTCACGAGCGCAAGCCGAACAACCTGTCCGCAGAGGAGGCCATGGACCTCCACAACAATGAAGTAGGTCGACGGATCGCGGCGCAGAACCCGCACGCCTCGAAAGACGAACTGGCTGATCTCGTCGAGCAAGCAGTCGCGGACGGGCAGATGGTTGTCATTGACCCCTCCGGTCGTCTGGTCCCCTCGAACTCCGTCGGACTCGGGGAGACGGGCGCTCCGGAGAGGGAGACTCTGCCCGGCCACGGTCAGGAGAAAGCGAGCAACTGA
- a CDS encoding DUF3039 domain-containing protein — protein sequence MTVRTTIARTDARMTSDPSHSDPHHQDPGASPTSTAVLDRQVQEEEQTTDDGDHDRFAHYVRKDKVTQAALDGSPVIALCGKVWVPGRDPKKYPVCPVCKEIYDGIRGPQDGGGEGGKGSGRGGFRGFFGGRR from the coding sequence ATGACCGTTCGCACCACCATCGCCCGTACCGACGCCCGCATGACCTCGGACCCCTCGCACTCCGACCCCCACCACCAGGACCCAGGGGCCTCGCCCACCTCCACCGCGGTGCTGGACCGTCAGGTGCAGGAGGAGGAGCAGACCACCGACGACGGTGATCACGACCGCTTCGCCCACTACGTGCGCAAGGACAAGGTCACCCAGGCGGCGCTGGACGGCTCCCCGGTGATCGCCCTGTGCGGCAAGGTGTGGGTGCCGGGTCGGGACCCCAAGAAGTACCCGGTGTGCCCGGTGTGCAAGGAGATCTACGACGGCATCCGCGGCCCGCAGGACGGCGGCGGCGAGGGCGGCAAGGGCTCCGGTCGCGGAGGGTTCCGCGGCTTCTTCGGCGGGCGCCGCTGA